The stretch of DNA catGCATCAATGATCATAGTGATTAAATAGAGATTAAATATCTTCATAGTGatgaagatatttaaaaaaatcccGTTAAGATTCATGAGGAGGTAACACGTCGACAACTTCACGCAAAATATATGATACCAAACATATGTATAACTTCTATGTATAACTGGAAGACTAAAGTCGACCACCCGTTATATGTATAGGAGAAAGTTGTTCAGAATGATGACCTTAGCGACATATTTCAAGGGCATTGAAATCGGTGAGGAGCTAATTACCCAGTACCTTgaccttttattttttacagcTGTGTAATCTTTcgtgaaatatattaatagaTTTATTGCAATAGAGTCGAACTCCGGAAGCAAGTAGTGGAGGAAcagacgacgaagaagaagacgaaaaTTCTGAGAAATTTAACGATGGTTTAGAAGGAACCTCTCGTGGTGTAGTCAAAGGACCAATATTCATTAAGTACTTCCAAACTGGTGCCAATTTATGCCTAGCCTGTACGGTACTCCTATTGTTTATATGTACACAGTTTACGGCTAGTCTCAACGATTATTTTGTTCCTATTTTGTAAGTATCAACAAACATTGGGGCGATTTCTATTGCTTTAAGatatcattttataaaataaatattttcagagTAAATGAAGAAGAAACACGACATTATTACATTGCACAAGCTAAGTTAAACGCTACCAATAATACCTCGATCGAAAACCTCGATATTTCCTCTATGTATAATAGCATGTACGTTTATACCGCTATTATCGTTGGATTATTTTGCATTGGTATTACTAGATCATTAACCTTCTATAAAGTGTGCATATTATGCAGTCAAAAGTTGCACGATATGGCGTTTAGTGCCTTAATTAGAACAGGCATGAGGTTCTTTGATACGAATCCTAGTGGCCGAATTCTCAATAGATTTTCTAAAGACATGGGAGCCATTGATGAATTGTTACCAAAGGCTATACTTGATGCTGGTCAAATATGCATGATGATGTTTGGGTCTTTAGCAGTATCATGTATAATCAATCCTCTTTTCTTAATTCCTATAGTATTTTTGGGTACTGTCTTTTATTGGATAAGGAAGGTATTTTTGAGGACTAGCAAGAACATTAAAAGAATGGAGGGTATGACTCGATCCCCTGTGTTTACTCATTTAAACGCTACTTTAAATGGATTGAGTACCATAAGAGCATACTGTGCACAGGATATATtaagaaaagaatttgacAAACTGCAAGATGTCCATACTTCCACAGTTTACATGTATATAGTGGCGAGCACTGGCTTTGGATTCTCGTTGGACGTATTTTGCTTCGTCTTCACATCTCTAGTTATTTTCAGTTTCCTCTTATTGCAACAATCATTTTCTGGTGGAGAGGTAGGCTTGGCCATCACGCAGGTAATGGCCATGACAGGAATGATTCAGTGGGGAATGAGACAGAATGCTGAAGTGGCAAACCAGATGATGTCTGTGGAACGTGTGTTAGAGTATACGCAAATTGTGCCTGAACCGAATTTACGTGACAGGGGAAAGTTTGCCAAGAAAATCGAGAAGCAACTTCCGCTACCTGCTAATGCACCAAAGAATTGGCCAACAGATGGAATGATCAGGTTCAGAAACGTTTATTTGAAATACGTAGAGGATGATCCTCCAGTATTAAAAGGACTGAATCTCGTCATTAATCCTGGAGAAAAGATAGGTATAGTGGGAAGAACAGGAGCTGGAAAATCATCCTTAATATCAGCTCTGTTTAGACTAGCCAAAATTGAAGGTGTCATAGAAATCGATGGTATAGACACTGGGTCCATTTGTTTAGAAGATTTACGACGTAATATATCGATCATTCCCCAAGATCCAGTTCTATTCTCTGGTACCTTAAGACGTAATTTGGATCCTTTCAACGAATTTACGGATAAAGCTCTTTGGGAAGTACTTGATGAGGTAAATTGTTGTACTCAATctgtctttcttttcttctttttttatagatAAGGGCTTTAACAATCtcttttatcatattataaagGTAGAACTGAAGGATGCTGTAATTACTGCTGGAACAGGCTTGGAAAGCCGTGTTTTGGATAGGGGCAGTAACTATAGTGTAGGTCAAAGACAGTTGGTTTGTTTAGCAAGAGCtatattaagaaataataaaatacttatgCTCGATGAAGCTACAGCCAATGTGGATCCACAAACAGATGCCCTGATCCAGCATACAATACGAAAGAAATTTGCCAAATGCACTGTTCTTACCATTGCCCATAGGTTAAATACTATCATGGATAGCAATAAGGTTTTAGTCATGGATAAAGGACGCATGGCTGTAagtagaatttattatttatctacTTAGCTTTAAATATGATCTGATATTGGTCATTTAATTAGCTTTAATACAttaatatgttaaataattaagCTATTCTGCATAAAAAGTaatcaattataaaaaaataatattttaatttgcaGGAATATGATCATCCTCATATACTATTACAAAACAATTACAGTCAATTCAAATCACTAGTTAAAGAAAGTGATCGTGCTATGTACGATCAATTAGTGAAAGTAGCAAAACAATCTTACATTGGCATATACGGAAAACGATGATTATTAAATAACAGCTTGATCATGAAAAAGGGTTTGCAGCAATATGTAAACAACTCCAATATATGAATTGTGTTTATTTtaagagaaaggaaagaatagCTGTTACATCCAAAGATGCAAAAGTTTATTACTAAAAGTATTAtttagctatgaattttatcacGTTTCAAAATGTATTTTGATTGTGATTGATTTTGAATTGAGATTAGAAGTTATTACTTAATGCTGGaaactattatttttattgtagcAGTTCTTTTAATTACCAAGCGATAGGGCTTGTGCAATACGCAAATCacgtttttaattttaatcctACCAAGTATTATTACAAGCGTATACAATGTagttatataattaatataatataatataatataatatactcgCGTATATCATATCCGAGGAagcatatttttatatctctcTGTACGCAAATTATTGCGATTGTTATTCCAAGAGCTTTCTTATACAACGAAAACTTTCttgcagatttttatgcaaactcatatttctacgaatacaactaaagaaacgaaatctaaatagaaattttgttcaccttctaaatattataccaaaaaatttcctttggaaattttatgtatttgtatACGTTAAAGTTTGTCATAAATGCATGAAAATCGGTAAAGTACTTACATAAATAGAACGCTGCTGCGCGGCGTATCAAACTTACAAATATCAATAAATGTACTTCATTCTTGTACTTCATactttacatatttatattatgttttacatcatgaaaaattttataatatatgccGTATGCaataggaaaaaaaaaaggaaaggaagtaAATGAATTTTCGATAATTTTGGACGTTTGCATAGATACcaaaattaaacatttaagTTAGCAATAAGAATcaagattttttaaaatattatttttatcattgtaAGTGAAAATGCAACGTTTATAGTACTTTTCTACACAAAGttaatactatatatatatatatataatattagtaattatataatatagttatatatataattatatatataattatagtaatatatatatatgttattatgATCTTATTATGTACTATAAGTGCAAAATATACCATAACTACATGTACTACAGTATATTGTTATGATAGAGATCGAGAATTGATTAATCTATTATGTATACAGTGCTCGATAAATCCGTCGATAAATTGATAAGATCGATCGAATAAAGAATATATTCGTGAGAATTATACAGCGATACAGTGTTCATTGTAATTTGCtatatattttcgaaaattatattgttatattttttatgtatacataaattatatctaaCTGTAAATAAAAGTCTTTACTTTTATACCTTAATGGAAATAATTCATAGTACTTACCAGTTCACGTGTATTAGATGGCAGTTCTATTCGTTTAAAACAATGGCAGTTATCTTCGTACGCCATGGAACTGTAAATGAAATTCTACtaatggaaataatttattttaataattcacaGTACGTAACAGTTTACACATGTCAAGTGGAAGTTTCATTCTTCTAGGACAGTGATACGTATCGTAGAAAAATAGTTTCATAAAGGGTATTTATTTAAAGGAATCCTATATTCGTTTTGATTGATCACATTTTGCTTCAgtataattaatacaaaataacAGTGCCTAACACACTCACGCGCAATAAAGTTCAAACTTGTACTAAATAAAAACAATCAAGGTAAGTCATACAATAGATCGTCGGGTAGACCGCGCGAATTTTTAAATCCCtcgaatattatatacatattatgatacaaatataaaaatgttttaatgtCTATATGTTAGACAAAAATCTGTTACAGAGTGTATTGTACGTTACGCAATTTGTTTTAATCGAAATTTAAAGTAACTTTGTATGTAGAGACAATGAATATACGTTTACGATTGTTCAAggtaacttttattttttaaattcattattccgAATTTATCAGCTGTTATAAGTACTGCAGTAAATACCGTGTGGACGTTAGTTGGTTGAAAAATTACGCGGTGGACACATATTAAAGTAACAAAAAAATGGAAGTGAAATTCATGTACACTAAACAAAATCCGCAAGAAACTGCAAATCCAATTAGTCGATTACTTTTTgggtataatttttataatattattttatacgttttaaaaataattgtatattatttacgatgcttgttataatattttagatgGATGAAGGAGATATTCATGAGTGGTACTAAAAGGGATCTCACGTTATCAGATCTATATCAGCCCTTAAAATCAGATACATCCAAAACAGTTACGGATCAATTACAAGAGTGAGCAACGCAATAAATTCTTTAAAGTCGCAATTAGCAATTTAGAATCTATCGTCACTATGAGTTTCGAATGTCAAAGTTCTACGTTGTTTGTTacttatttatcatttatttagtaATTATATCTAGCCTTGCTCTTTCGGGTTTGAATTTACACATTTTACGTTTGTAGAACGTTTATtagttttattagaaaatgttaACATTCAGAATAATATGAGCAAGTGGTAAtgattgatatttttaattttatctaaattccatttttactataaaaataaaaagaatgttaTTTGTTTTCTCCATTTGTTGTATATAGATCCTGGAACCAGGAACTTGAAAAATGGgaacaaaaggaaaaagaaacgcaTCATTACAAGCAATTAAGCAAAGGCAACGACTCTCCTCGTTTAGAAAGAGCTTTGATTCGTACATTTTGGAAAGAATATATCTGCATTGGCCTGCTATTCTCACTTCAATTCACAATTCTAGTTATATTGAGCCCAATTATAGTGTCGTGGATTATCACCTACTTCAGAATCAGTGATGACACCAAACCCATCACAAAAAATGAAGTTTTAGCTTATGTTGGTTATCTAATAATGTGCTTAGTAATTTCAGTGTTTATTTTGCATCATGCTACTCTACTATCACGAAAGATAGGCATGAAGATGAGGATCGCTTGTTGCTCGTTAATTTATAGAAAAgtaagaatttcaattttcctgattttattaatttattaattttgaaagtTTGTATAATTACACTTTGAAAAGGTATAATAGAGCAAAagtaattattcaaataataaaatatttgttaaaaaatatcatagGAGTTTTTCAGGTATGAATGATGCATCgataattaacattttatcGTCAATATATCTTTCAAGGTATATTGATAACGTAGTTAACATAAATTAACTTACGCTGAATACTATTATTGTAGCTGCTATCGCCGTCATACAGTCTTCGCTAAATTAAAGATATCCTTGAGCTTTCAAAATTTTGTTCTCTTGATATGTATATTTGTGGTATATATTCCTGTTGTAGATACTAAGGCTTAGTAAAAATTCCTTGTCTCAAATCAGTTCTGGTCAGGTGGTAAATCTCCTCAGCAACGATGTCAGTCGTTTCGACGAATTAACTTATTATTTAAACTTCCTCTGGATAACACCCATTcaagtaattttaattacaagaGAGATATTTCttcagatttttatatttatttctaactTATCCTCCTGTAATTAATTTCTAGCTTACCGTCGTGACCGTGATAATGTGGCACAAAATAGGAGTTCCAAGCATAATTGGTGTCGGAGCTCTTTTGCTAATGACTGTTCCCACTCATTTTATATTCCTTACAATGACCCGACGATTTAGGAAAGTTGCCGCTTTCTTCATGGATAAAAGAATGCAGCATATGAATGAACTTATAAGTGGTGTTCAGGTAACCAAaggataaatatagaaagtttagatatttgaagaatttttcaatgaaatattgtataaattattcaaatgaaaaatgtttgatTGCTGTACTTTTGTGTCACTCTATAGAATCGTATAATTTACGCATGTCTATATTAAAACGCGtcataaaaaattcgatatcTGTCCAGGTAATCAAAATGTACGCCTGGGAAAAGCCATTTGAGAAGATCGTTAAAGCTGCACGTTCCATTGAAATCAAGAAAATAGGAAATACTTCATACGTTCGTGCAGTATATCTGGCCCTTATGGTTTTTACGAATCGTATAATTCTGTTCCTAACTCTCCTATCGTATGTTCTACTGGGATACAATCTACGGCCAGAAATAACGTTCATGTTGTCTAGCTACTTCGAGATCCTTCAGCTCACAACCACGCTATTCTTTCCTCAGGCTCTTCTAATGGCTGGAGAAACATTGGTGTCCATTAAAAGACTAGAAGTTGTTCGAAATATAACTacaatacaattattttaatacgatCATTTATCTTTTACTAAAAACAGATTATCCCTCTTTTTCtagcaatttttattattagaaGAACGATCAAATGAAGGAAGGATGCTCGGCCAAACTCATGCAAGCGGAGTCTTAAAGTTTAAGAGAAGAAAGgcaaaggaagaaaatgtagaatCTATTAGAATAATGAATGGAAACCAAAATTCGAATTTAAACAATGTCGATGAACAAGTACAAGTTTCGATTGTATTGGAACGAGTATCGGCGAACTGGGTGCTCAAGCAACTGCCGCCCACTTTGTGTAACATTTCTATGAAGATTGAAAATGGGGAATTGTGTGCTTTGGTGGGCCCAGTAGGCTCAGGAAAATCTTCGATCTTACAGCTTCTATTAAAGGAACTTCCTTTGGGAGCTGGAAGGATAAAACTATATGGTAAACCATTTCAGGATGTTGAATACGATAAAGAAGGGTACGCGTCAAATATTCCCAATTTAAGGATTTCTTACGCCAGTCAGGAAGCTTGGCTTTTCTCTGGATCTGTTAGGGACAATATTCTCTTTGGACAACCTTATGACAAGGACAGATACATGGCTGTAAGTTCTACTGATATACTTTATGTATTAAAAGTTGTAATAGATTCGTTAAAAAGCTAATAATAGAGCTTATTCCAGAAGACAGAAATTGATTATTTAGTTTACAAGATCATTTAAAATGGACTATTGAAAAGctacatatttcattttcaagtCTACCTAAGAAATCcacaaaaaattttattttaatactttttagattttccaattttattaaatgtaattaagtGATGTTCCGAGTTAATTATATAAAGAATCGATACGTTTTAGGTAACGAGAGCTTGTGCTCTGACAAAAGATTTTCAGCAGCTCCCTTATGGTGACATGAGCAATGTAGGAGAAAGCGGGTCCTCTTTATCCGGGGGACAAAAGGCGCGAATAAATCTGGCACGAGCCGTTTACAGAAAAGCGGATATCTATTTATTAGACGATCCTTTGAGCGCAGTGGATTCACGCGTGGCTAAACATCTCTTCCACAGGTGTATCAAAAACTACCTTCATGGGACGACCAGAATTTTGGTCACCCATCAATTGCAATTTATCAAACAGGCTGACATCATTGCAGTATTGGATcgcgtaaatatttttattagacaAAAATGactttaatataatttattcataaaGAATAGTTTTAAAATTGTGACAAATAACCTTTCtacaaattgaaaaaagaattgTTTCTAATCATCTTCCGTATTTTTCAAGGGTTGCATAAGCATGTATGGAACGTATGCAGAATTATCCAGATTTAACGAAGACTTTGTAAATATGATGAATCGCATTAAAACATCAACGGAAGCTAGAAAAGAGAGCGAAGTTGTAGAAGCTTCTGAAAACTCCTTTGCGGAGAAGAGACCCAGTAGAAATGGTGTCCGTAGATTGTCTTCCGTGGTATCCACTAACAGTAGCGTggtaattataacatatattttgtaacgtTAAGAAATTAGTATCTGATATAATCATTTTTAGGTTTCCTACGACTATGAAGACAAAATATCAGCGCCAGATAATGACGAAGCTATAGCAACAGGTCGTGTCTCCAACAAAGTTTACAAGAAATACTTTCAATATGGTGGCTCCATGTATGCACTGCTCACTTTATTATTTACCATAATTATATCCCAAGTAGCAACTAGTGGGAACGATTATTGGGTTTCCTATTGGACGAACCTTGAAATCATAAGAAATTCCTTAAATGGAAGCCAACCATTTAAACCTCAATATTCGGGTTACTTAATGAATAACACGGTACTGTCGCATGTGTTCACTTTGGACAAATATGGTCTCTTAACTACATCTAACGCCATATATGTGTATACCTTTTGCATCATAGCTTGCATTGTGACAGTATTCGCTAGGAATATATCGTTCATGAAGATTTGCATGAACGCTAGTAAAAATCTTCACGACACGATGTTCTCTAATATATTGCAAGCGACGATGACCTTTTTCCATCGTAACGCTTCTGGTAGATATCgctttaaaattttcatttatgtGAAAAAgtcaatataaattaaatgatgCGAATTTGTTTCTACAGGAAGGATTTTAAATAGATTTTCCAAGGATATGGGTTCCATGGATGAAAT from Bombus huntii isolate Logan2020A chromosome 3, iyBomHunt1.1, whole genome shotgun sequence encodes:
- the LOC126864141 gene encoding ATP-binding cassette sub-family C member 4-like; the protein is MEVKFMYTKQNPQETANPISRLLFGWMKEIFMSGTKRDLTLSDLYQPLKSDTSKTVTDQLQESWNQELEKWEQKEKETHHYKQLSKGNDSPRLERALIRTFWKEYICIGLLFSLQFTILVILSPIIVSWIITYFRISDDTKPITKNEVLAYVGYLIMCLVISVFILHHATLLSRKIGMKMRIACCSLIYRKILRLSKNSLSQISSGQVVNLLSNDVSRFDELTYYLNFLWITPIQLTVVTVIMWHKIGVPSIIGVGALLLMTVPTHFIFLTMTRRFRKVAAFFMDKRMQHMNELISGVQVIKMYAWEKPFEKIVKAARSIEIKKIGNTSYVRAVYLALMVFTNRIILFLTLLSYVLLGYNLRPEITFMLSSYFEILQLTTTLFFPQALLMAGETLVSIKRLEQFLLLEERSNEGRMLGQTHASGVLKFKRRKAKEENVESIRIMNGNQNSNLNNVDEQVQVSIVLERVSANWVLKQLPPTLCNISMKIENGELCALVGPVGSGKSSILQLLLKELPLGAGRIKLYGKPFQDVEYDKEGYASNIPNLRISYASQEAWLFSGSVRDNILFGQPYDKDRYMAVTRACALTKDFQQLPYGDMSNVGESGSSLSGGQKARINLARAVYRKADIYLLDDPLSAVDSRVAKHLFHRCIKNYLHGTTRILVTHQLQFIKQADIIAVLDRGCISMYGTYAELSRFNEDFVNMMNRIKTSTEARKESEVVEASENSFAEKRPSRNGVRRLSSVVSTNSSVVSYDYEDKISAPDNDEAIATGRVSNKVYKKYFQYGGSMYALLTLLFTIIISQVATSGNDYWVSYWTNLEIIRNSLNGSQPFKPQYSGYLMNNTVLSHVFTLDKYGLLTTSNAIYVYTFCIIACIVTVFARNISFMKICMNASKNLHDTMFSNILQATMTFFHRNASGRILNRFSKDMGSMDEILPKVMLETIQVFLVILGINVMVVAMNYWMLIPLTVFLILFYFTRNTYLRTAQSIKRLEGIAKSPIFSHVNATLSGLTTIRSSGSNIVELVQKQFDDLQDVHTGAWCMTISVPETFGLYLDFVAIMFVACVCLSFILVDTGNVLGGNVGLAISQSLIIVGTLQHGMRQSGEMIAHITSVERILQYINLPKEGPWTSDNPPPADWPKHGQLALKNVSMKYDQDETPVLKNLNLTIEAGWKVGVVGRTGAGKSSLISAFFRLFAEGLQGEINIDGRDSSTLGLHELRSRISIIPQHPFLFSESLRYNLDPSHIYNDVLLWDSLRQVELNNLVLDQRVMNGGSNLSIGQRQLICLARAVLRNNRILVLDEATANIDTHTDELIQKTIRTRFADCTVITIAHRLHTIIDSDRIIVMDNGYIAEFGCPHELLRDKPEGIFSNMVNNTGVTMAQSLREQAHLAYLKNTREISLEDDTTNIIAQSSL
- the LOC126864142 gene encoding ATP-binding cassette sub-family C member 4-like isoform X2 — encoded protein: MENRVRKFEETQKECQPVESYLSYLFMGVHRTCFDADIKRIFPSALRLSKTALGETAPGKVVNLVANDVNRFDLVSIFIHHMWSAPLSTLIIAYFLYIEAGYAGLIGIAAVFVVVPIQSYTGKLSSKFRLQTAMKTDERVRLMDEIISGVQVIKMYAWEKPFCALIETARKLELQVVTKSAYIRGIYMTFNLFTTRMALFCTLISMLLFGDELSIDKVFVFSSYFNILAHTMSGMFVRGFAEIAECLVAVRRLQHFLMYEEFQDSGHILSNFTTSINGSINSISKYASNKTSKPDIPYIDDEIDGYENLDDSSEKRRHNGLVVVASDLLKNTANMIGEKKSFPTMNQETYAVKMSHLTAKWEASQSENTLEDVNLEIQKGKIYAIIGMVGAGKSSFLSAILGEIEVTGGHVKVNGSLSYAGQEAWVFGSTVRQNILFGQPYDRQLYQKVVKACSLQRDFKQFPQGDQTVVGERGSSLSGGQKARINLARSLYRQADIYLLDDPLSAVDTHVSKHLFEECIQRYLAGKTRILATHQLQYVKNVDAIILIEQGKVTVFSQFQDLLSQRPEYAELLAAESESIEDSSLEKSSMKRQFSSSSTRSRTPEASSGGTDDEEEDENSEKFNDGLEGTSRGVVKGPIFIKYFQTGANLCLACTVLLLFICTQFTASLNDYFVPILVNEEETRHYYIAQAKLNATNNTSIENLDISSMYNSMYVYTAIIVGLFCIGITRSLTFYKVCILCSQKLHDMAFSALIRTGMRFFDTNPSGRILNRFSKDMGAIDELLPKAILDAGQICMMMFGSLAVSCIINPLFLIPIVFLGTVFYWIRKVFLRTSKNIKRMEGMTRSPVFTHLNATLNGLSTIRAYCAQDILRKEFDKLQDVHTSTVYMYIVASTGFGFSLDVFCFVFTSLVIFSFLLLQQSFSGGEVGLAITQVMAMTGMIQWGMRQNAEVANQMMSVERVLEYTQIVPEPNLRDRGKFAKKIEKQLPLPANAPKNWPTDGMIRFRNVYLKYVEDDPPVLKGLNLVINPGEKIGIVGRTGAGKSSLISALFRLAKIEGVIEIDGIDTGSICLEDLRRNISIIPQDPVLFSGTLRRNLDPFNEFTDKALWEVLDEVELKDAVITAGTGLESRVLDRGSNYSVGQRQLVCLARAILRNNKILMLDEATANVDPQTDALIQHTIRKKFAKCTVLTIAHRLNTIMDSNKVLVMDKGRMAEYDHPHILLQNNYSQFKSLVKESDRAMYDQLVKVAKQSYIGIYGKR